Genomic segment of Peribacillus frigoritolerans:
TACTGTAATATAATCAGATTCTGCAAACAATTCTTCAATCGTCATGGCGCGCTGTACATTGCGTGACAAATTCCAAGCTGTATCAACAGAGATGAACGGGTCAAAACCAATGACATCCATATCCAAATCAAGCGCATCATTCGCTACAAGTGCACCGATCGCTCCTAAACCGATTACGCCAAGAGTTTTTCCCTTGATTTCTTTACCAACGAATTGTTTCTTTCCTGCTTCAACAAGCTTTGGAATATGTTCTCCTTCGCCTTCCAGTGTCTTTGTCCAAGCCACACCTGCAAAAAGGTTACGAGATGAAGCCATTAATGTCGTCAGCACCATTTCTTTTACAGCGTTTGCGTTAGCACCAGGTGTATTGAAAACGACAATTCCTTGCTCGGTACATTTGTCGACCGGAATATTATTGACTCCAGCCCCTGCCCTTGCAATTGCCTTTAGCTGATCGCCGAATTCCATAGTATGCATGTTAAAGCTGCGAAGAACGATTGCATCAGGGTTTTCACTGTCATTATCAACCGTAAAATCCCCTTTGTTGAATACATTCAGTCCGCTTTCGGCAATATTATTTAACGCCTTGATCGTTTTCACTTTTTCTAAAAGAATTGTGCTCATTTTGTTTGCTCCTCTTTTGAATATGATAGTTTTGAAATTTCAAAATACTGACTTTAAACCTTCACTATCTGTTAATATACAGAAAGAGGCAAGGGATAAAATCCCTTACCTCTGCCCAGGCGAACGGCTACGACACTATGTGTTCCCTCACGGTTATCCGTGTTTCGCCAGTTGCACATAGTCTTTTTCATTTATTTCATTCTATCAAACTATTCTGCAATCTTCAATATCAAATTATATGTTTATCCCTTTTTTTGCAGAAGTCACAACTCACCACGACTGCGAATGCCGGATTCAAGCAGGTTTAATCGCCTTTGCCAAATCTTGTTCACGCCAGTATTCTTCAATTTCCTCCAATGATTTCCCTTTTGTTTCAGGAGTTTTATAGTGTATGAATACGCAAGCTACCACTGATAAGACCGCATAGATGAGAAAGACGTTATTGCCAATGACACTTAACAGTGGAGGGAACGTGTATGAAAAAAGGAAGTTCAATGTGTATTGTAAAAAGGTGATGACTCCCATTCCGATCGCTCTTGCCTGCAATGGCAGCACTTCCGGTATGAATAGCCAGAAGACAGGGCCAAGGCCGATTCCGAATGCGAAGACATATAAGAACACACAAACCATACTGAAGATTGTATAATCCGAAAATAGTGCCAATCCGATCAGTGGCAGGACCTGACCGCCAATACTGTAGATTAGCAGCGTTTTTCTGCCTAGTTTATCAACGATGAATAACGAGATGGCAGTGGAAACGACCAAGGCCGTCCCGATTCCGAAGTTTGCTATATTGGAACCGCTCCATCCGTTGATTTCAACCCCGTCGAAAATGATCGGGGCAAAGTATACAACGGCATTGATTCCCGTGAAGACTTGGAAGAATGTTAAGATGAAATTCATATTCAATATTTTTTTATATTGGTGGACTAAATGTTTGAATCCTACGCTTTGCTGTTTAAGGGAATGATTGATATCACTTATTTCAGCTTCCACTTCTTGCTTCGTTCCCCTTAGTTTCATCAAGACCTTCCTTGCACGGTCTTCCTTTCCTGCAGCCATGAGCCACCGTGGGCTTTCCGGTGAGATAAGCATTCCAAATGTGAAGATTGCTGCTGGAATGATCCCGATTCCGAGCATGATTCTCCAAGATCCGCTAGCGGAGAAGGAAGCCCCCACTATGTAAGCACTCAAAATCCCGACGTTTACACTTAGTTGATATAAAGCGCCGATCAATCCCCTGATTTTAGGAGGAGCCAATTCCACCAAATAAATAAGTGAACACATATTGGCTATTCCGCAGCCGATTCCCAGGATGAACCGTGATGCAATTAAAACGCTTACATTTGTAGCGAAGGCACAACCAATCGACCCGACGATGAATGTGATGCCCGCTCCAATCAGGAGTGATTTCCTTCCAAGCACCTTAGATAGTGAAGTGGAAAGGACTATAGCAGGCAATGCCCCTAATAGCAGGAAACTTACTATCAATCCTTGACCTGACGGGCTTAGTCCAAACTCTTCGGTGATGAATGGAATCGCTGGAGAAATGGCACCGGAATCGAAACCATATAATAGACCGGCCAACCCGCCAAAAATCGCATAAACATACATAATATTCGGAATCTTTTGCAAATCAATCACTCCTTTTAGTAAATTAAAGTACACCTTTTTTCAATATGAGATTCGCATACTGTGCTCGTTCACTAGTTGCGATAATGGCATAGGCCGCTTTACTTCGTTCGTAAAAGTCCATTCGTTCCAGTTTTCCGATCTTGATAGGAATATCGTTCGTTTTTTTCATTATATCTTCATAACTCTTCCAGATTACAGGGCTTTTTTCATCGCCTTCCACAGGATTCATCAATATGACGGGATGTGTCACATACGTATCGAGTGGAAAGAATGCCAATATCGCTTGCAGGAAGTCGGCCACGCCATGTCCATGACCGTCGATGATCCGGCTTGAATGACTTGCAGCCGGATAATTCCCGTCTGCAAGTACGATTTCATCACCGTGCCCCATCTCCATCATGATCTTCATCAATTCAGGAGAAAGTATTGGCGGAATTCCTTTAAGCATTCGTCAAAGCCTCTTCGCTTTCAGCCACGAATGTGTTCGTGAGTGATCCCAGTTTTTCGATTTCAACGGTGACCACATCCCCTGGCTGAATATAAACACGCTGTTCGGCCGGTAAGCCCAATACGACTCCTTCAGGTGTACCTGTCAATATAAGATCGCCCGGTTCCAATGTCATATGCTTGGAAATATAACTGATGATTTCCGCACATGAAAAGATCATATCTGATGTATTGGAATTCTGTCTTATTTCTTCATTAACATACGTTTTCAATTGCAGGTCGTTTGGATTCCCCACTTCGTCCGCTGTTACCAGGTAAGGACCAACAGGACTGAAATCATCACAGGTTTTCCCAAGCAGCCATTGCGGCGTCCTCATTTGCAGATCTCTTGCCGACAAATCGTTGACCGTACAATACCCGAACACATGGGAGAGTGCTGCTTCTTCGGAGACGTTTTTTGTCTTTTTGCCGATCACGATCCCAAGTTCCACTTCATAGTCCAGTTCATTCGTTACACTTGGTATGGCAATCTCACATCCGTGACCCGTTAATGTATTATCAAACTTGTTAAATAAGATTGGCACTTCAGGATAAGGTGCATTGGTTTCATCTGCATGTCTTTTGTAATTCAACCCAACACAAATGATTTTATGCGGCTTTGTTACACTGGGACCGAATGTGAGCCCTTTCTCTTCAATTACGGCAGCCATTCCTTCTCTGACAGCTTCATGGACCTTAGTTTCAAATTCGTCCCGTTCGGATTGGCTGAAGTTTATCACTTGCATCACATCCAACACGATTTGGTTCCATTCATTCCTATTAGCCGTTTCTTCGATATCTATTAACTGATCCTCAATTTGAACGGCAAGTTTCTGCTGTTCATCTTTAATAAAAGTAGCCAATTTCAACGTTTCTTCCCCCTTTTATGCATTTTTCCCGAAAACAACCCCGCCATCAATATATAGAGGCGATCCCATCATGAACGCAGACTCATCCGAAGCTAAGAACAGTGCCGCTTTTGCTACATCACCAGGTCTGCCCAAATCGCCGCTCAATTGTCTTTTCTTGATCGTGCCGATGGCAACCTCAGGATCGTCATATGAAGTTTTCAAGTAATTTTCGACGAACGGTGTCAAGATAGTACCCGGCAATAAAGCGTTCACCCGAATATTATAAGGTGCATAATCCACTTGCATCGCTTTCGTTAAAGCCAGTACAGCGCCTTTCGTTGCAGAGTATGCGGCACGTTTCACGAGACCCATTTCCGCTGCACATGATGACATATTGATAACGACCCCGCTCTTTTGTTCCATCATATAAGGAATCGTATATTTAGAAGGCAGATAAACCCCCTTCACATTCACGCTCATGATGCGGTCCCACACATCCGGTTCCACTTCGTCCACCCTGCCTACGTTTGAGATTCCGGCATTGTTGAATAATATGTCTATTCTCTTATAGGTTTCGATTATCTGGGAGATTGCGGATTGAACCGCTTCCGGATTCGTTACATCCACCTCATAAAACGCCGCTTTCCCGCCAGCTTCCTCTATTTCAGAAACGGTGCCCTGCCCATTTACTGCATGAATATCGGTAATGACGACAAATGCACCTTCTTTAGCGAATAAACGGGCTGATTCCTTACCTATCCCGCTTCCCCCGCCAGTGATGACAGCGATTTTATTTTGCAGTCTCATGACGTTACCTCCTGTTCATGATTCATATGGTCTTCAGGCTGCGCCGCTTTCACCGTTAAACCGCCATCCACCATTAACAGATGCCCGTTGATTTGCATGGCTTCATCGGATGCCAAAAATACGACGGAATCACCAATTTGCTTTTCGGTCCCAAGTCTCTTCATCGGATTGGCTTCAATCTCTTTTGCGAGAATTTGCGGATCCTCCAAATATTCCTCACACATATCCGTCGCAACGGTGCTTGGGCCGACAGCATTCACATTGATATTGTATTTGCCTAGCTCAATCGCCAACGCCTTCGTTAAATGCGAGGCAGCTGCCTTCGATGAAATATAGTGGGGAATGACAGGACTCGTGACAAGGACGCTAGCCGTTGATGTAATATTGATGATCTTGCCATATTTATTTTCAATCATTCGCTTCGCCGCTCTTTGCGTCGTCAAAAAGATCGATTTCACATTGGTCCGGTACGTATCATCCCATGTCTCTTCCGAAAGGCTCAAAAAAGGCTCAAACGGGGCAATACCAGCATTATTCACTAAAATATCCACCGTTCCCAGCTCTTTCTCCACTTCATCGATCATGGCATCGACATCTTCCTTCACCCCAACGTTCGCTTTTACGACGATCGCTTGGATATGAAACTCGGATTCTACTTTTTCTTTTAAAGCCTTCGCTTTTTCAAATGAACCTGGCGATGTATAATTGATAGCCACATTGGCACCTTCTTCAGCCAATCTCATGACAATCGCTGCACCGATTCCCCGGCTGCCTCCTGTGACAAGTGCTGTTCGATTATTCAATTTACCCATATGAATTCTCCTCCCTTTTCCTATCTGTTTCTAAAGGCTGATGCTGATCCGGCTGATGCTGAATTCCTGATGTCCCAGAATTTCCGCCTTTGTCAATTCACCTTGTGCTGTTTTAGCAATCGTTTCAAAAATGCGATTTCCCGCTTCCTCCGTCGTTTCTTTCCCTTTCATGACAGGACTTGTATCAATATCGATGTTATCGATCATCTTGATTGCCGTATGTTCATTTCCCGTTATTTTGATGACCGGGATAATCGGGTTCCCTGTTGGTGTCCCTCTTCCTGTCGTAAAGCAGACGATATGCACACCGGCGGCCGCCATGCCTGAAACACACTCGATATCATTCCCCGGGGAATCCATGAAGTAATAGCCATTACCCGGGATTTCTTCTGCAAATGATAAGACATCATTCAATGGGGCCGTACCTGCTTTACTGATGCAGCCAAGCGATTTTTCCTCGATGGTCGAGAGCCCGCCCTCAATATTGCCCGGGCTCGGGTTTCCGCCACGCATATCTGCCCCGATGCGTTCCACTTCTTTTTCGAATCTATCAACATATGCATATAGTTTCTTGGCCACTTCTTCGCTCACTGCTTTTTGGGCGACAATATGTTCAGCTCCGATGATTTCCGTGGTTTCGCCCATTACGATCGTTCCGCCCTGTTTCAAGAGCTGATCAGCCGTTTTCCCTAAAGCGGGATTGCTGCACAGACCGGATGTAGCATCTGAACCGCCGCATTTCACACCTACTATCAATTCTGAAATGGGGGCATCCACTTGCGGCACTTTTTCGAGTTCCAGAAATAGACCCTTCGCCACTTCAGTCCCCTTCTTAATCGCGTTTATCGTCCCACCTGCATCTTGGATATCAAGCCACTCCACAGGCTTTCCCGTTTCTTCTTCAATTTCCTGTTTCAATACCTTGGCATCAATCACCTCACAGCCCAAGCTAATTAACAGAACCGCACCAACGTTCGGGTTTTTCCCCATTCCGCCAAGAAGTTTATGTGTACGTTCTTTGTCATCACCAATCTGGCTGCATCCATGCTGATGCGGAATGGCCACTGATTCCGGTACAGCTTGCTGGATTCTGTTGGCCACATGATTGGCACAAATGACGGTAGGGATGATCAATAGATGATTACGGATTCCAAATTTGCCATTTGAACGGCGATACCCTTTTATCATGCTCATTGTGTTTGCTCCCCTTCCGCCTTATCTCCTCTTCCTCTGATTCCCTCAATATTATGTATGTGGACATGTTCACCAGGCTCGATATCCATCGTGGCTGCACCGATTACTTCTCCATATTTGATGACCGTCGCCGATCGCTGAATCGGTTTGATTGCGATTTTATGCCCAAAAGGAATCGAACGCTTTGCTTCCACTTCCATTTT
This window contains:
- a CDS encoding UxaA family hydrolase yields the protein MGQLAYEQDVTSIVMSDQDNVATSLKDVKEGETLLYVINGQKMEVEAKRSIPFGHKIAIKPIQRSATVIKYGEVIGAATMDIEPGEHVHIHNIEGIRGRGDKAEGEQTQ
- a CDS encoding fumarylacetoacetate hydrolase family protein, yielding MKLATFIKDEQQKLAVQIEDQLIDIEETANRNEWNQIVLDVMQVINFSQSERDEFETKVHEAVREGMAAVIEEKGLTFGPSVTKPHKIICVGLNYKRHADETNAPYPEVPILFNKFDNTLTGHGCEIAIPSVTNELDYEVELGIVIGKKTKNVSEEAALSHVFGYCTVNDLSARDLQMRTPQWLLGKTCDDFSPVGPYLVTADEVGNPNDLQLKTYVNEEIRQNSNTSDMIFSCAEIISYISKHMTLEPGDLILTGTPEGVVLGLPAEQRVYIQPGDVVTVEIEKLGSLTNTFVAESEEALTNA
- a CDS encoding phosphoglycerate dehydrogenase; translated protein: MSTILLEKVKTIKALNNIAESGLNVFNKGDFTVDNDSENPDAIVLRSFNMHTMEFGDQLKAIARAGAGVNNIPVDKCTEQGIVVFNTPGANANAVKEMVLTTLMASSRNLFAGVAWTKTLEGEGEHIPKLVEAGKKQFVGKEIKGKTLGVIGLGAIGALVANDALDLDMDVIGFDPFISVDTAWNLSRNVQRAMTIEELFAESDYITVHVPLTDDTRGMFNQETFSIMKPGVHILNFSRGELVNENDMQAALESGKVGKFITDFPNENVLKMKNVVPIPHLGASTLESEENCAIMAARQLKSFLETGNIKNSVNFPNTSLPYTGNRRVATFHENVPNMVGQITLAVSSFNLNIADMVNRSRGGYAYTIIDIDGEVNGDIIPGLEEKIKQIEGIVTTRII
- a CDS encoding UxaA family hydrolase, with product MSMIKGYRRSNGKFGIRNHLLIIPTVICANHVANRIQQAVPESVAIPHQHGCSQIGDDKERTHKLLGGMGKNPNVGAVLLISLGCEVIDAKVLKQEIEEETGKPVEWLDIQDAGGTINAIKKGTEVAKGLFLELEKVPQVDAPISELIVGVKCGGSDATSGLCSNPALGKTADQLLKQGGTIVMGETTEIIGAEHIVAQKAVSEEVAKKLYAYVDRFEKEVERIGADMRGGNPSPGNIEGGLSTIEEKSLGCISKAGTAPLNDVLSFAEEIPGNGYYFMDSPGNDIECVSGMAAAGVHIVCFTTGRGTPTGNPIIPVIKITGNEHTAIKMIDNIDIDTSPVMKGKETTEEAGNRIFETIAKTAQGELTKAEILGHQEFSISRISISL
- a CDS encoding SDR family NAD(P)-dependent oxidoreductase; protein product: MGKLNNRTALVTGGSRGIGAAIVMRLAEEGANVAINYTSPGSFEKAKALKEKVESEFHIQAIVVKANVGVKEDVDAMIDEVEKELGTVDILVNNAGIAPFEPFLSLSEETWDDTYRTNVKSIFLTTQRAAKRMIENKYGKIINITSTASVLVTSPVIPHYISSKAAASHLTKALAIELGKYNINVNAVGPSTVATDMCEEYLEDPQILAKEIEANPMKRLGTEKQIGDSVVFLASDEAMQINGHLLMVDGGLTVKAAQPEDHMNHEQEVTS
- a CDS encoding sugar porter family MFS transporter, producing the protein MQKIPNIMYVYAIFGGLAGLLYGFDSGAISPAIPFITEEFGLSPSGQGLIVSFLLLGALPAIVLSTSLSKVLGRKSLLIGAGITFIVGSIGCAFATNVSVLIASRFILGIGCGIANMCSLIYLVELAPPKIRGLIGALYQLSVNVGILSAYIVGASFSASGSWRIMLGIGIIPAAIFTFGMLISPESPRWLMAAGKEDRARKVLMKLRGTKQEVEAEISDINHSLKQQSVGFKHLVHQYKKILNMNFILTFFQVFTGINAVVYFAPIIFDGVEINGWSGSNIANFGIGTALVVSTAISLFIVDKLGRKTLLIYSIGGQVLPLIGLALFSDYTIFSMVCVFLYVFAFGIGLGPVFWLFIPEVLPLQARAIGMGVITFLQYTLNFLFSYTFPPLLSVIGNNVFLIYAVLSVVACVFIHYKTPETKGKSLEEIEEYWREQDLAKAIKPA
- a CDS encoding SDR family NAD(P)-dependent oxidoreductase, with product MRLQNKIAVITGGGSGIGKESARLFAKEGAFVVITDIHAVNGQGTVSEIEEAGGKAAFYEVDVTNPEAVQSAISQIIETYKRIDILFNNAGISNVGRVDEVEPDVWDRIMSVNVKGVYLPSKYTIPYMMEQKSGVVINMSSCAAEMGLVKRAAYSATKGAVLALTKAMQVDYAPYNIRVNALLPGTILTPFVENYLKTSYDDPEVAIGTIKKRQLSGDLGRPGDVAKAALFLASDESAFMMGSPLYIDGGVVFGKNA
- a CDS encoding RbsD/FucU family protein, coding for MLKGIPPILSPELMKIMMEMGHGDEIVLADGNYPAASHSSRIIDGHGHGVADFLQAILAFFPLDTYVTHPVILMNPVEGDEKSPVIWKSYEDIMKKTNDIPIKIGKLERMDFYERSKAAYAIIATSERAQYANLILKKGVL